CCGAGCCGCCGCTGATCGAAACCCTGGTTTTGCGCCTCGAAGGGTTCGAGGGGCCGCTCGATTTGCTTTTGGAACTCGCGCGCGGCCAAAAGCTCGATCTCGCGCGGATTTCCATCCTTGCTCTGGTCGAGCAATATCTCGCGGTGATCGAGGGGGCACGGCGGGTGCGCCTCGAACTCGCCGCCGACTGGCTGGTGATGGCGGCCTGGCTCGCCTGGCTGAAATCGCGCCTCTTGCTCCCGGCGGGGACGGACGAGGCCGAGGCCGGCGAGGAAGCGGCCGAGACGCTCGCCGCGCGCCTTGCCGAATTGCAGGCGATGCGCGCCGCGAGCGCCTGGCTCGCTGCCCGCCCGCAGCTCGGCCAGGAGGTTTTCGCCCGCGCCGCCCCCGAGGATTTCTCGGAAATCGATCGCTCGCGCTTGCGCCTTGACGTGCCGGCGCTGCTCCGCGCCTATCTCGCCGCCCTTCGCCGCGGCGGCGGCCAGCGGCGCTATCGCCCGAAGCCGATGACGCTGTGGAGTGTCCAGGATGCCTTGCGGCGGCTGGGTGCGATGCTCGGCGGCGTGCCGGACTGGCGGACGCTCGAGACATTCCTGCCGGAAAATCTCGCGGAGCCGCTGCAGCGTCGCGCGGCACTCTCGGCGACATTGCTCGCCGGCCTCGAAATGGCCCGGGGCGGCGCCATCGACCTCCGCCAGGAGACGCCATTCGGGCCTATTCTGCTGCGCCGGGCGGTTGCCGGCGAGGAGGACGCATGACCGAGGACACTCCCGAAACACCCGCGCCGGTCTCCGAAGCGGCGCTCCGCCTCGCCGAGGCGTTCGTATTTGCCTCCGCCGAGCCGGTGTCACGCCGCGCGCTCGGCCAGGTTCTGCCCGAGACATGCGATGTCGACGCGGTGGTCGCGGCGCTGGCGGCGCGCTATGCCGGGCGCGGCGTCGAACTGGTTAAGGTCGCCGGCGGGGTGCGGTTTCAGACCGCGCCCGATCTCGCGCCGCTGCTGCGCCGCGTGATCGAGGTGCCGCGGCGCCTGCCGCGGGTCGCGATGGAGACGCTAGCGATCATCGCCTATCATCAGCCGGTGACGCGCCCCGAGATCGAGGAAATCCGCGGCGCCAGCCTCTCGCAAGCAACCATGGACGCGCTTTTGGAAGCCAGCCTGATCGCACCGCGCGGCCACAAGGAGGCGCCAGGGCGCCCGACGCTTTGGGGCACGACGGCGGCCTTTCTCGCGCAATTCGGGCTCAAGGATCTCGCCGATCTGCCGCGCCGCGCTGATCTCTTGGTCGAAGTGCCGGCGCCGGGCAGCGCCTGACGGCGCGGTTTGCGCGTGCGGGCTTTCCTGCTAGAGGATAGCGCGATGAGGAAGAATCGTTCTTTTTTGAAAAAAAGAACCAAAAAACTTTTCCCCGTTGGGCAGTGCCGGCGGCATTGCCGCTCCGAGAAAACGGGATAGAAGTCTTTTTGCTTCTTTTTCTTCAGAAAAAGAAGTGTTTTTCCTTTTGGCATCACGCAACGGGGTAAAAGCGGAGCCTGGATGTTCGATTTTGCCTGGTCCGAAATCGCCTTGGTGGGCGTTGTGGCGCTGATCGCCATCGGCCCCAAAGACATGCCGGCGGCGATGCGCGCCGTCGCCGGCATGGTCAAGAAGGCGCGGCGCATGGCGGCCGAATTCCAGGGCCATGTCGATGAGATGATGCGCGAGGCCGATCTTGGCGAGTTTCGCCAGCAAATCAACGAAATCCGCAATTTCGACGTACGCGGCGCGTTCACCAGCGCGGTCGATCCCGATGGCTCGCTGGCCCGCAACCTCAACGAAAGCCCGTTTGAGTCAACACCAGTCGCCGCCCATCCGGAGACCGTGATCGAACGGCCAGAGGACGTCGCCCCCGGCAATAGCGAGAGCCCGCCCGCCGAGGCGGCGCCGGCGCCGCCAGAGGCCGCCGCCGCGCCTTCCTTCATCCCACCGGAAATCGCCGCAGCGCCAACGCCCCCGGCCTTCATCCCGCCCGGTGTCACGCGCGCCCACAGACGCGGATAACACCCCAACCTCTTGCCGGAACGACAGAATTGCCACCGCCCGACCAGGAAGACCCGATCCACGATAAGCCGATGCCGCTGCTCGAACATCTGATCGAGCTGCGCCGGCGGCTATTATTCTCGCTGGTCGCGTTTCTCGTCGCGTTCGGCGTTTGCTATTACTTTTCGAAGGACATCTATTCCTTCCTCGCGCGCCCGCTCGCCAATATTCTGATGCACCAAACCGGGCAGGACCGGCGCCTCATCTTCACAGCGCTCTACGAGGCGTTTTTCACCTATGTGAAAGTCGCGTTTTTCGGCGCCGCTTTCGTCTCCTTCCCGGTAATCGCGATCCAGATCTGGCTCTTCGTGGCACCGGGGCTCTATCGCTCGGAAAAACGCGCGCTGGCGCCGTTTCTGATCGCAACCCCGGTGTTGTTCGTCGCCGGCGCGGCGCTGGCCTATTACCTGATCTTTCCGACCGCCTGGCGGTTTTTCCTCAGTTTCGAGACCCCGAACGGCGCCGGCGGCCTGCCGATTCAACTGGAAGCCAAGGTCAGCGAGTATTTGAGCCTGGTGATGAAGCTCATCCTCGCTTTCGGCATCGCCTTTCAATTGCCTGTCGCGCTGACGCTTTTGGCCAAGGTCGGCATCGTCAGTTCCAAGGCGCTGGCCGCCAAGCGCCGCTATGCCTATGTCGGCATGTTCATCATCGCCGCGATCTTGACACCCCCCGACATCTTCACCCAGACCGGGCTCGCGGTGCCGCTCATCCTGCTTTACGAAATCTCGATCATCGCCGCCCGCATGGTCGAGCCCAAACCGGCCGAGGACTGATCCGATGCACGATATCCGCGCCATTCGCGATGATCCCGCAGCGTTCGACGCGGCGATGCGACGGCGGGGGCTGGAGCCGATTGCCGATCAATTGCTAGAAAATGACAGGGAGTGCCGCGTTGCGCGGACCTCGGTGCAGGATCTGCAAACCATCCGCAACCTGCTTTCACGCGAGATCGGCGAGAAAAAACGCCGGAACGAAGATACATCGCGGCTTGAGATCGACGCGACGATGCGCCAGCAGACCATGAACACTCTTGCCCAAGAGGCGGCACGGCTCGAGGGCAAAATACGGGCGAGGCTGGCGGAGCTGCCCAACACCCTCGACGACGACGTGCCCGACGGCGCCGACGAGCGCTCTAATGTCGTCCTCAAGGAGGTTGGCGCGCCGCGCGATTTCGGCTTTGCGCCAAAACAGCATTTCGAATTGGGCGAGGCGCTCGACCTCATGGATTTTTCGCTCGCCGCCAAGCTCGCGGGCTCGCGCTTCGTCGTGCTGCGCGGCGCCTTGGCGCGGCTCGAGCGCGCGCTCGGGCAATTCATGCTCGATCTTCACACCGGCGAACACGGATATGAGGAAGCATCCGTCCCGCTTCTGGTCAATGACGCCGCCCTCTATGGCACAGGCCAACTCCCGAAATTCGCCGACGATCTGTTTCGGACGACGGATAACCGCTGGCTGATCCCGACCGCCGAGGTGCCGCTGACCAATTTTGCCGCCGGCGAGATTCTCCCGGCGAAAACCCTCCCCTTGCGTCTGACCGCGCTCACCGATTGCTTCCGCGCCGAGGCCGGGGCGGCCGGGCGCGACACGCGCGGCATGCTGCGCCAGCACCAGTTCCGCAAGGTCGAAATGGTCTCGCTCACCCATCCCGATGACAGCGCGGCCGAGCATGAGCGTATGACCCGCTGCGCCGAAACGGTGTTGGAGCGCCTCGGCCTTCCCTATCGCCGGGTGTTGCTGTGTGCCGGCGATACCGGGTTTTCGGCGGCGAAAACCTTCGATCTCGAGGTCTGGCTCCCTGGCCAGCAAGCCTGGCGGGAGATCAGTTCGTGCTCCAACTGCCGGGATTTTCAGGCGCGCCGGATGAACGCGCGGTTTCGCGCCCCGGACGGGAAGGTCGCCGGCTTCGTCCACACGCTAAACGGCTCGGGGGTTGCGGTCGGGCGCGCCCTGATCGCGGTGATGGAGAATTACCAGCAGGCGGACGGCGCGATTATCATCCCCGACGCGCTGCGGCCCTATCTCGGCGGGCTTTCGCGGATCAGCGGCTGATTATCGGCGGCCCAGCCCGCTGATCCGCCGCCCGAGGCCGGCGGGTGGCGCCGCCGTCACCACGCCGGCGAGGGTTGCGGCGATCGCGGCGGGAAAAGGTGCCGTGCGGCGGCTTCCGAGATCGACGTGCAAAACCATCCCTTCCAGCAGCGCGACGCGGTCCGCCTCACCTGCGCGGAACATTTCATGGGCGAGATGGAGGCGTTTTTCGTCGGCGCCAAGGACGTGGCAATCGATGCGCACCTGCGCGCCGAGCGCCAGTTCACGCTCATAGAGCGTGTGGGTCTCAACCACGAACAGCGAGCAGCCCGAGGCGGCGCTATAGGCGGCGCCGACGCCGAGCCGGTCGAACAGGACGTCGGTCGCGCGGTCGAACAGAACGAGATAATAGGCGAGATTGAGATGGCCGTTGCGGTCGATCCAGTCCGCGATCACCACATCGTCGTGGGTTGCGGCAGGCGTCACGACGGGTTCGCGAGCGCGGCGATGAAGGCGTAGGCGACCACCGGGATGGCTGCGAGGACATAGACCCGGAGCAGCACCAAAAGCAGCATCACCCCGCGCCCGAGATGCCGGCGCGGCAGCGGCGCCTCACGCATCGCGCTCAGTTGGCTCGGCTCGAGGGCGGCGATGCATTGCGGATCATAATAGCTCATGACGTCCCCCTATTTCCCCAAGAGGCCAGGAAAAACGGTCAGCAGGCCGTAGAAAATGCCGATGACCACGATCAGGCCGACGATCGATCCGCCGGCGAGATTGGCGCGCCAGGTGTTGGCGTGCGCGCCCATGATCTCGCGGTCATTAACCAGGAGCAGCAGGAACAAGAGAGCGGGCGCCATCAGGAGGGTCGCGATGACATTGACGGTGAGCGTCAAGGCGAGCAGCGGCGCGCCCGGGATCAGCACCACCAGAGCGGCGACTATGGTGGAGACGATGACGGTGCCGTAGAACAACTTGCCCTGCGAGAAATCGAGATTGAGGCTGTGGCGCGCATGGGTGGTTTCGCCAAGGGCATAGGCGGAGCTGGTGGAAATCGTCATCGCCGCGACCAGCCCGGCCTCGATGATCCCGAGCGCGAACAGCGTCGCGCCGGTGGTGCCGAGATAGGGGCGGAGCGCGGTCGCGAAATCGGCGCCGCTCGCAAAACTGGAGACATCGACGTGATGGGCGAAAAGCGGCGCCGCCGCGGCAACCGTCGCGATCGCGGCGATGGCGGCGAGGATGGCGCCGAACGCGGTATCGACCCGCCCCTCGCCAATGTCGGCGGTGGTCAATCCCTTGTCCACCACAGCACTTTGCTGGAAGAAAATCATCCAGGGGGTCACGGTCGCGCCGATATTGGCCATGCACAAGGTCACGAAAGCGACCGTCACGCCGCCCGGGATCGGGCGCCAGGTAAGCGCCGCCTGCGCCAGCGCCGCGCCGCTCGGGTGGGCGAAAAGGGCGGCGGGAATGAACAAGAGGTTGAAGACGGCGAGCGCCATCAGCGCCCGCTCCCAGGTCGCGTAACGCCGGAGCGCGAGGGAGGCCAGGATCAGCGCCGCCCCGATCGCGACCGAAAGCCAGGCGGGAACGCCGAAATAGAGCCCGCCGGCCTGGATCGCGATGAATTCGGTGATCAAGGTGAGGAGATTGCCGACCACCAGATCGGCCATCGCGAAATAGCCCCAAAACGGCCCGAAACGCTGGAAAATCAACTCGGCATGGCCGCGATGGGTGACGGCGCCGAGGCGCACCGTCATCTCCTGCACAACAAACGCCATGACGAAGGTGAGCAGAATGAAGGGGACGAAAAAGCCGATCCCATAAGTCGCCCCGGTGGTCGCGTAGGAAACCATGCTCGGCCCATCATTCTCGCCCAGCATGACCAGAACCCCCGGCCCGGCGAGCAGCCAGAGCAGGCGGAAGGCGCGCTTTCTCGCCCGCGCATCGAGCACCGAGCGGCGATCGCGGGCGCGCAGAACATCCTCGCGGCTGACCGGCGGCATATCGGCGGCACGGTCGGGGAGCGGCATCGGAAACTCGGAAATCCCCTGGCTCATGGCTATGCTTTCTGGGACGTTGGGAAGCTCCGCTGGTATATGTAGCCAATGATACATTTCGTCAAGGGATGATTTCACCGCTCGGGATCACCTGATCGGCGCGGCCGGCTTGACCAAGAGGGGGGGGCCTCTACTGTCACATCGCGGAGCCTTTCCCGGGCCCGCTCGGGGTTGCCGCGCACGCGGCCCATGATCTCCGGCTTCTGAAATGCCTCATGGAATATCTATGATATTTGACACAGCGTGGCGTATTTTCCCCTGCCCCGGCCGATATCCGGCGACGGAATCGGCATGATGCCGCTTTGGATCCTCTTCACCCTGATCGCGGCATTGTTTCAGACTTGGCGGACGGCTTTGCAGCAGCGGCTCCGCGCCGTGCTCTCGGTCAATGGCGCGTCATTCGTGCGGTTTTTCTATGGCGTGCCGTTTGGGCTTGCCATGCTCATCGCCCTGCTGGCGGCGAGCGGGGCGCGGCTGCCGGCGCCGAACGCGACGTTTTTGGCCGAATGCGCGATCGCCGGCGCGTTGCAGATCGTCGGCACCGGCCTCCTCATCCTCTCATTTAGCTTTCGCAGCTTCGCCGTCGGCAGCGCTTACGCCAAGACCGAGGGGGTGCAGACCGCGCTCGTCGCCTGGCTGATCGCGGGCGAACGGCTGCGTCTTGTGGCTTGGGTTGGCATTCTGATCGGGGTGGTTGGCGTGCTCACGCTCTCGCTCGCCGGGCATGGCATGCGTCTGCGCGGCCTGTTGCGGGCGACGTTCCAGCCGGCGGCCCTGTGCGGGCTCGGCACCGGGCTCTGCTTTGCTTTCGTCTCGGTCCTGATCAAATGGGCCAATCTCGCGCTCCATGGCGGGCATCCGATCATCCAGGCGATCTACGCCCTGGTGGTGACGAACGCGATGCAGACGGTGATGCTGGGCGCGTGGCTCGTCTGGCGCGAGCCGCGGCAGATTCTGGCGTCGCTAGTGAGCTGGCGGCGTTCGCTTTGGGTGGGCGCGATGTCGGCGGTGGGGTCGGGCTGTTGGTTTTCGGCGTTCGCGCTCGCCCCGGTCGGTCTGGTGCGCTCGCTCGGCCAGATGGAGGTGCCGTTCATCCTCCTCTTCAGCCATTTTTACCTACGCGAGCGGATGAAGCGGAGCGACATCGCCGGCCTGTTCCTCGTCGCCGGCGGGGTGATTTTCGTCCTGCTCGGAGCGGAGTGAGACGCGATGGAAAAGTGGGGGGCTTCTGTTGCCCGGTGCCCCCCGAACCGCGCT
This portion of the Acidibrevibacterium fodinaquatile genome encodes:
- a CDS encoding segregation and condensation protein A is translated as MAEAPAEPPLIETLVLRLEGFEGPLDLLLELARGQKLDLARISILALVEQYLAVIEGARRVRLELAADWLVMAAWLAWLKSRLLLPAGTDEAEAGEEAAETLAARLAELQAMRAASAWLAARPQLGQEVFARAAPEDFSEIDRSRLRLDVPALLRAYLAALRRGGGQRRYRPKPMTLWSVQDALRRLGAMLGGVPDWRTLETFLPENLAEPLQRRAALSATLLAGLEMARGGAIDLRQETPFGPILLRRAVAGEEDA
- the scpB gene encoding SMC-Scp complex subunit ScpB: MTEDTPETPAPVSEAALRLAEAFVFASAEPVSRRALGQVLPETCDVDAVVAALAARYAGRGVELVKVAGGVRFQTAPDLAPLLRRVIEVPRRLPRVAMETLAIIAYHQPVTRPEIEEIRGASLSQATMDALLEASLIAPRGHKEAPGRPTLWGTTAAFLAQFGLKDLADLPRRADLLVEVPAPGSA
- the tatB gene encoding Sec-independent protein translocase protein TatB; its protein translation is MFDFAWSEIALVGVVALIAIGPKDMPAAMRAVAGMVKKARRMAAEFQGHVDEMMREADLGEFRQQINEIRNFDVRGAFTSAVDPDGSLARNLNESPFESTPVAAHPETVIERPEDVAPGNSESPPAEAAPAPPEAAAAPSFIPPEIAAAPTPPAFIPPGVTRAHRRG
- the tatC gene encoding twin-arginine translocase subunit TatC: MPLLEHLIELRRRLLFSLVAFLVAFGVCYYFSKDIYSFLARPLANILMHQTGQDRRLIFTALYEAFFTYVKVAFFGAAFVSFPVIAIQIWLFVAPGLYRSEKRALAPFLIATPVLFVAGAALAYYLIFPTAWRFFLSFETPNGAGGLPIQLEAKVSEYLSLVMKLILAFGIAFQLPVALTLLAKVGIVSSKALAAKRRYAYVGMFIIAAILTPPDIFTQTGLAVPLILLYEISIIAARMVEPKPAED
- the serS gene encoding serine--tRNA ligase yields the protein MHDIRAIRDDPAAFDAAMRRRGLEPIADQLLENDRECRVARTSVQDLQTIRNLLSREIGEKKRRNEDTSRLEIDATMRQQTMNTLAQEAARLEGKIRARLAELPNTLDDDVPDGADERSNVVLKEVGAPRDFGFAPKQHFELGEALDLMDFSLAAKLAGSRFVVLRGALARLERALGQFMLDLHTGEHGYEEASVPLLVNDAALYGTGQLPKFADDLFRTTDNRWLIPTAEVPLTNFAAGEILPAKTLPLRLTALTDCFRAEAGAAGRDTRGMLRQHQFRKVEMVSLTHPDDSAAEHERMTRCAETVLERLGLPYRRVLLCAGDTGFSAAKTFDLEVWLPGQQAWREISSCSNCRDFQARRMNARFRAPDGKVAGFVHTLNGSGVAVGRALIAVMENYQQADGAIIIPDALRPYLGGLSRISG
- a CDS encoding thioesterase family protein; this translates as MTPAATHDDVVIADWIDRNGHLNLAYYLVLFDRATDVLFDRLGVGAAYSAASGCSLFVVETHTLYERELALGAQVRIDCHVLGADEKRLHLAHEMFRAGEADRVALLEGMVLHVDLGSRRTAPFPAAIAATLAGVVTAAPPAGLGRRISGLGRR
- a CDS encoding NRAMP family divalent metal transporter, coding for MSQGISEFPMPLPDRAADMPPVSREDVLRARDRRSVLDARARKRAFRLLWLLAGPGVLVMLGENDGPSMVSYATTGATYGIGFFVPFILLTFVMAFVVQEMTVRLGAVTHRGHAELIFQRFGPFWGYFAMADLVVGNLLTLITEFIAIQAGGLYFGVPAWLSVAIGAALILASLALRRYATWERALMALAVFNLLFIPAALFAHPSGAALAQAALTWRPIPGGVTVAFVTLCMANIGATVTPWMIFFQQSAVVDKGLTTADIGEGRVDTAFGAILAAIAAIATVAAAAPLFAHHVDVSSFASGADFATALRPYLGTTGATLFALGIIEAGLVAAMTISTSSAYALGETTHARHSLNLDFSQGKLFYGTVIVSTIVAALVVLIPGAPLLALTLTVNVIATLLMAPALLFLLLLVNDREIMGAHANTWRANLAGGSIVGLIVVIGIFYGLLTVFPGLLGK
- a CDS encoding DMT family transporter, which codes for MMPLWILFTLIAALFQTWRTALQQRLRAVLSVNGASFVRFFYGVPFGLAMLIALLAASGARLPAPNATFLAECAIAGALQIVGTGLLILSFSFRSFAVGSAYAKTEGVQTALVAWLIAGERLRLVAWVGILIGVVGVLTLSLAGHGMRLRGLLRATFQPAALCGLGTGLCFAFVSVLIKWANLALHGGHPIIQAIYALVVTNAMQTVMLGAWLVWREPRQILASLVSWRRSLWVGAMSAVGSGCWFSAFALAPVGLVRSLGQMEVPFILLFSHFYLRERMKRSDIAGLFLVAGGVIFVLLGAE